Within the Candidatus Hydrogenedens sp. genome, the region TTCTGAATTTAGATAAATTTGATATACATTGGTTCGTTGAAAGAGATGGGGTGTCTATCTTAAATGGGAAACTTCCGTTATTATCTGTGGCTCCACAGTCGGAATGCGAAGTTACAATTCCTATTCAAGATATAGAATGGATTCCAGATAGTGAATATTTCTTAACAATTGAATTCCGATTAAATGAGTCTACTCTATGGGCTGATGCTGGGTATGTTTTAGCATGGGAGCAATTCTGTTTACCCACTAATAAACAAGTTAATCAAAAGGAAAATGTGAAGGAGAAAAATCAGGATAAATCCAATCCTATACAGATAATAAAAAAAGAGGACCTTTTGACGGTAAAGAATAGTAATTTTGAGGTGATATTTGATTGGAAAGAGGGAATTTTAAATTCATATTCAGCATTCGGGAAAACTATTATTAAAGGTTCTCTTATCCCTAATTTCTGGAGACCTCCCACAGATAATGACCGCGGTAATAATATGCCATGGAGGTTGGAATGCTGGAAGAAAGATACCTATATGCGAAATCTGACTTTTCGTAATATAAAAAAACAGGACGATTACCAGGTAGAAATTCGTTTTGGTTATGAACTACCCGAGACAAAATCTCAGGTGATATTGCAGTATATCATTAATGAGAAGGGAGAGATACAGGTAAATTATGAATTCAATCCCGGTAGTCCCGATTTACCGGAGATTCCGAGGATTGGTATGCAAACCTATGTATCCAAAGAACTATCCTCGGTATTATGGTATGGTCGAGGACCGCATGAGACTTACTGCGACCGTAAAACAGGTGCCCAAATACGGGAACACTCTCTTATGATAAAAGATTTGTTCCATCACTATGTGCGGCCTCAGGAAAATGGGAATAGGATGGATGTCCGCTGGTTTTCTTTATTAGATGAGGATAAAAATGGAGTAATTATTGTAGGTAGTCAGTCTCTGGCGTTTAGTTTGTGGCATTGTTCTATGGAAGATATTGAAACAACATTACACGATTACGAACTTCCCGAAAGAAATACTTGGACATTGAATATAGATTACTTGCAGATGGGTGTAGGTGGAGATGATAGTTGGGGTGCTTTACCTCATGAAGAATATCAAATCAAACCTAAAAAATACGAGTATCAATATACCATTATCCCAATAAAAGATGGGAATGAAAATTTACTTCGACAAGTTTACCAAGAATATAGATAAAAAAATGTCCAAACTATCTGAATAAGCTAAAAGGAAATTATGAATTTAGAATTTACTTTGTGTAGACTTTTCGTTCAAAAGCATTAGGGATTTTCATTTCCTCTCGATATTTTGAGATAGTTCTACGAGCGATTTTTATCCCTTCTTTTTGTTGGATTAGTTCAGCGATTTGCTGGTCGCTTAAAGGTTTTGTTTTATCTTCTTCATCTATAATTCTTTTAATTATGGATTGGACTGTGCGTGATGATTTTTCGTTTTCACCTTCATTTGTTTTAATACCCCCAGAGAAGAAATAACGGAATTCAAAGATTCCCTGAGGTGTGGACATATATTTCCCTGCAATGCATCGGGAGATAGTAGATTCATGTATATTAATTCGGTCAGCAATAGTTTTGTAAGTTAAGGGTTTTAAGTACTCAACCCCTTTACGCATAAATTCTTCCTGTAAGATGGCTATCTCTTTTGCAACCTTATATAAAGTGCTGTTTCTTAGTTCAAGGCATTTTATCAATCGAATTGCAGATTCTTTATATTTCTTTATTTGTTCCTTCTCTTCTTTAGGTAGTGTCTTTATTTGTTCTTTTTTTATAGGTTCAATGTATTTTATTTCGGGGAGATATTTATCATATATCTCAATTTCAAGTTCGTCATCTTCATTAAATTTGACAATTACATCAGGTCTGATATTGTTTGGTTCATCAGGAAACAAATGTCCGGGAAACAGATTTAAGGTTTTTAACAAGTTAATTAATTCTTCTACTTTGCAGGGCTCAATTTTTAATCCTCGGGCAATTTTTGGAATTTGTCTATGGGTAAGTTCATCGAAATACTCTTCTATTAATCTTTTCAGGAGTGTATTATCGGGATATTGTTGTTCAATCTGGATTAATAAACATTCTTTTGCATTTCTTGCTCCTACCCCGGATGGGTCAAACCTCTGTATTTTTTTCAGAACCTTTTCGACTGTTTCAATTTCTACACCAAATTCTTTAGATATCTCTTCCATATTTCCAACAAAATAACCACGAGAATCAATACTTGCTATGATACTTTCACCTATCTGAACTTCCTGAGGGTCATTAATTTCAATTTGTAATTGTTTTATCAAATGATTTTTAAGGGTTTCACGACTTCTTATGTTTTCAAATTGTTCTTCCAACCATTCCGATTCATCTGTATTAAGACTTAAATCTTTTAAATTTTTTGTTCTATCATAATATTCTTCCAACAGTTCAAATGTTTCCTCATTATCTTCTGTTATATCTTCGGATTGTTCAACAGAGTCTATCTCGGTATTTTCATGCTGGATAATATCATTAGAAGAAATATCTTCATGGGCTATTGTATCAGTTGAGGATAAATCGGGATCCCCAAAAGCAGGGATTGGTTCTTTTTCGTTATCTTTAAATTCTATTTCCAGATAGGGATTATTTTCCGCCTCTTGTATAATATATTGTTCTAATTCGATTGAGGGCATTTGTAATATTTGTAGTGATTGTTGCTGGAATAATGATAACTGTAATTCCTGCCTTTGTTGTAAAAATTGCCTTGCTTCTAACTTCATTCTCCAAATCCCATAATTGAAAATACATCTTAAAAAATATAATAAAATAACACCTAAAATATTTTAACAAAAAAAACTACAAATTTGATATTTATTTTTGCAATTTTTATGGTATAATATTCGTGTTGAGGAGTTATGAAATGAAGAAGTTTATTTGTATTTTTACAATTATTGGGATATTTTTATATCCCATAACAATGATGGGCACATTTCAAAATTTAAATGTGGCATTATGGCAAAGTGTTTTGACTTCTGTATTAAATCAGGCGGACTCCTCAATTATTACAGAAGTGAAAGATATAAATGGGGATTCCACAATTGATGTTCGTGATTTATGTCTGATTGTTCAAAAAATTAAAAATGAAAAAACAAAAATCCCCACATCAAGAACATTAAAAAATCTTGTTTTGTATAGTTCGGTGTTAAGAACAGAAAAAACTTTGCTTCCCTTAAAAAATTTAAATAATCATAGTAATTTAATAGAGGCAAATTTTTGTCATAATAAAGAAGAAAATATCACAAAGCGATATAATGTCTTATCAAAAAATGTAAAAATAAAGATTTTTTCAAAAATACCTTTCTTACCCCTTCTATGTTAAATTTTCCCACCTATTATTAAGATTTTTTCATATAAGCTAAACTTTTGTGGTATAATTAACTATAAAAATAATAAGGAGTTAAACAATGAACATGAAAATTAATGAAAACAAAATATACTTGGGAACTTTATTGTTAATTATAGGTGTATGTTTTGTTTTTTCTTTCCCATCTATTGCACAGACAGAAGCAAGTGTAGATTATTGCAATATTCCTGATTGTAATAATTTAATACCAGGGCCTGTGTATACAGAAAGTTTTGAGAATTCCATGCGGGAATTATATGCAAAAATTCCATTAATTGGTGGAAATCCCGATAATCTTGATTTAGATTTTGATGGGATGAAGGATACAGCTCAGGCTCGTTTATTTGATACAATCATGGGAAGTTTTTCATTAATTGGCGGAATACCTACTCGTAATTGTATCTACTGGGCTTATGCAAATAATCGGTTAAAAGTAGAAGCTTTAGCACTCGCTATACAAGCTGGCTGGCCTTCCTATTTAGGAACACCACCAGACCTTGAAGGTATGAAAACCTTCTTTGCAGCGCTGGCAACTATGGGAAATGAAGAAATTATAAATACAGTTTTAAATGCGTTAAAATGGATTATTCCTAATTTGCCCG harbors:
- the rpoN gene encoding RNA polymerase factor sigma-54 → MKLEARQFLQQRQELQLSLFQQQSLQILQMPSIELEQYIIQEAENNPYLEIEFKDNEKEPIPAFGDPDLSSTDTIAHEDISSNDIIQHENTEIDSVEQSEDITEDNEETFELLEEYYDRTKNLKDLSLNTDESEWLEEQFENIRSRETLKNHLIKQLQIEINDPQEVQIGESIIASIDSRGYFVGNMEEISKEFGVEIETVEKVLKKIQRFDPSGVGARNAKECLLIQIEQQYPDNTLLKRLIEEYFDELTHRQIPKIARGLKIEPCKVEELINLLKTLNLFPGHLFPDEPNNIRPDVIVKFNEDDELEIEIYDKYLPEIKYIEPIKKEQIKTLPKEEKEQIKKYKESAIRLIKCLELRNSTLYKVAKEIAILQEEFMRKGVEYLKPLTYKTIADRINIHESTISRCIAGKYMSTPQGIFEFRYFFSGGIKTNEGENEKSSRTVQSIIKRIIDEEDKTKPLSDQQIAELIQQKEGIKIARRTISKYREEMKIPNAFERKVYTK